From Thermodesulfobacteriota bacterium, a single genomic window includes:
- the rdgC gene encoding recombination-associated protein RdgC: MGLLSSTTSITCYRVEGKIAKPVAETVHNCLKKNLVPHIDGQPGDKAVGWASFEQPYSSKIVAGSFLFGAAMIFSLRIDKKTIPASVIKKYCDLEAERQAANTGRKPLSKNEKKTIKEKVLQDLAVRVPATPKVYDLAWHYEQGRLWFFSNLKSANEELETLFTKTFSLRLIRLFPYTIATLESDLSDSDQERLIKMPPSQFN, translated from the coding sequence ATGGGTCTGCTTTCTTCCACCACATCGATCACCTGCTACCGGGTTGAGGGAAAAATCGCCAAACCGGTGGCGGAAACCGTCCACAATTGTCTTAAGAAAAATCTCGTCCCGCATATCGACGGTCAGCCCGGAGACAAGGCCGTGGGCTGGGCATCGTTTGAACAACCCTATTCGTCGAAAATCGTTGCCGGGTCTTTTCTCTTCGGGGCGGCCATGATTTTTTCGCTGCGGATCGACAAAAAGACGATTCCCGCCAGCGTCATTAAAAAATACTGCGACCTGGAAGCGGAACGACAGGCCGCGAACACCGGCCGGAAGCCGCTTTCCAAAAACGAGAAAAAAACCATCAAGGAAAAAGTTTTGCAGGATCTGGCCGTGCGGGTTCCGGCCACCCCCAAAGTTTACGACCTGGCCTGGCACTATGAGCAGGGACGGCTCTGGTTCTTTTCCAATCTGAAGAGCGCCAACGAGGAACTGGAGACCCTGTTCACCAAAACCTTTTCCCTGCGACTGATCCGGCTTTTCCCTTACACCATCGCCACCCTGGAGTCGGACCTGTCCGACAGCGACCAGGAACGGCTGATCAAAATGCCGCCGAGCCAGTTTAATTAG
- a CDS encoding ABC transporter ATP-binding protein has product MIEVVHLIKKYGSFEAVRDISLSIVKGEVYGFIGPNGAGKTTTISIMGGILAPTSGTVRICGIDMAEEPEAAKMRIGFIPDRPYLYEKLTAMEFLKFTADLYHMDKSIFVKKAEELLGLFSLEAWGDHLIESFSHGMKQRLIMVGALLHQPEVLVVDEPMVGLDPRGQKMVKGLFRNLAENGVTIFMSTHTLSVAEEVCDRVGVIHEGRLIATGSIEDLHLQAGTDRSDLEEVFLRLTQESEEPFSEGSRGQGVKA; this is encoded by the coding sequence TTGATCGAGGTCGTCCACCTAATTAAAAAATACGGCTCGTTTGAAGCGGTCAGGGATATTTCCCTGTCCATCGTCAAAGGAGAAGTCTACGGATTCATCGGGCCTAACGGCGCCGGAAAAACCACCACCATCAGCATCATGGGCGGCATTCTGGCCCCCACTTCCGGAACGGTACGCATCTGCGGCATCGACATGGCCGAAGAGCCGGAGGCAGCCAAGATGCGGATCGGGTTCATCCCCGACCGGCCCTACCTTTACGAAAAGCTGACGGCCATGGAGTTCTTGAAATTCACGGCCGACCTCTACCACATGGACAAGTCGATCTTCGTCAAAAAAGCCGAGGAACTGCTGGGGCTGTTTTCCTTAGAAGCCTGGGGGGATCATCTGATCGAATCCTTTTCCCACGGCATGAAACAGCGCCTCATCATGGTCGGCGCCCTGCTCCACCAGCCCGAGGTGCTGGTGGTGGACGAGCCCATGGTGGGTCTCGATCCACGGGGGCAGAAAATGGTCAAAGGCTTGTTCCGGAACCTGGCCGAAAACGGCGTAACCATATTCATGTCCACCCACACGTTGAGCGTGGCAGAGGAGGTGTGTGACCGGGTGGGGGTGATCCATGAAGGCCGGCTGATCGCCACCGGCTCCATTGAAGACCTGCATCTCCAGGCCGGGACCGACCGCTCGGACCTGGAGGAAGTCTTTCTCCGGTTGACCCAGGAGTCGGAAGAACCTTTTAGTGAGGGTTCAAGGGGACAAGGGGTCAAGGCATAA
- a CDS encoding MBL fold metallo-hydrolase, producing the protein MIERLLQQIAWLGHDAFRVDASKTIYFDPYQIAAGKTADLILISHEHFDHCSPEDAARVQGPDTVIVTEKDSAKKLSGNIKIVAPGDRVTVAGISVEAVPAYNTDKQFHPRANGWLGFIVEIDGVRVYHAGDTDAIPEMKNIKADIALLPVSGTYVMTAEQAVEAALMIKPKIVIPMHFGAIVGSDDDAVKLKTALQGKIDVRILPRGNG; encoded by the coding sequence ATGATAGAACGCCTGCTTCAACAAATCGCCTGGCTGGGGCATGACGCCTTCCGCGTGGACGCATCCAAAACGATTTATTTTGATCCCTATCAGATCGCGGCCGGTAAAACGGCGGATCTGATTCTAATTTCACACGAACATTTCGATCACTGCAGCCCGGAGGACGCGGCCCGGGTCCAGGGGCCGGATACGGTCATCGTCACGGAAAAAGATTCGGCCAAAAAGCTTTCCGGAAACATTAAAATCGTCGCTCCCGGCGACCGCGTCACCGTCGCCGGCATTTCCGTGGAAGCAGTCCCGGCCTACAACACGGACAAGCAGTTTCATCCCAGGGCCAACGGCTGGCTGGGCTTTATCGTGGAGATCGACGGCGTCCGGGTCTACCATGCCGGCGACACGGATGCCATTCCCGAAATGAAGAACATCAAGGCCGACATCGCCCTGCTGCCGGTATCCGGCACCTATGTCATGACCGCCGAACAGGCGGTGGAAGCAGCCCTGATGATCAAACCGAAAATTGTCATTCCCATGCACTTCGGCGCTATCGTCGGATCGGATGACGACGCCGTTAAACTGAAAACCGCTCTCCAGGGGAAAATCGACGTCCGCATCCTGCCGCGCGGCAACGGATAA